Sequence from the Gloeocapsopsis dulcis genome:
TTTGATTGCATTAGACCATTAGAGCGAGCTTACTCTCCTACGGGAGGGCTAGCGATTCTATACGGTAACTTAGCTCCCGAGGGAAGCGTTGTCAAAGTAGCCGGTGTGGCGGAGGCAATGAAGCAGTTTGAAGGTAAAGCTGTCATTTTTGAATCTCAAGAAGAAGCTTGCAAGGGAATTTTAGCTGAGGAAGTGCAACCAGGTGATGTCGTAGTTATTCGCTACGAAGGACCTAAAGGTGGACCCGGAATGCAGGAAATGCTTGCCCCCACTTCCTACATCATGGGACAAGGATTAGGAGAATCTGTGGCGCTGATTACGGATGGTCGTTTTTCTGGTGGAACTCGGGGAGCTTGTATCGGTCACATTTCACCCGAAGCAGCTGAGGGGGGTCCAATTGCTTTGGTTAAATCTGGAGATCTCATTCGCATCGATCTTCTCAAATGCTCCTTAGAATTGTTAGTTTCTGAAGCAGAATTAGCACAACGTCGCCAACTGTGGCAATTGTCTGCTCGCAAACGCCAACGATTTTCTGGATACCTCGGTAAGTACGCCGCACTTGCTACTTCAGCAGCTACAGGAGCCATTCTTAAATGGTAGAGTAAGGGATTTGCTGAACGGAAAACTTTTTGAAAAAACGTTTTCTTAATCATTAACGCTCAATTCTTATCGCGCATCTGAAGTCAAAGAAAGAGAAACGGTGCATCTTAAATTACAGGTTCATGCCAAAGCCAATTGGTGACACTATATAAATTGAAAGGAAACTGAACTGGTAAGGCAGCTTCTGGCGATCGCTGTATAACACTTGATGCCGCTAGTTGGATGGTGGTTCCTGATAGCCCAGCGATCATCAATATTGGCACTATCCTAACGAGTTTTTTGCCAGTTGGCACGAAAGGTTAAAGCTGACCAACGCAAATGAGCAGTAGCACAAGCTTATATTTCTTGTACAATTCTTGCCAAACCAGCACTAAAACCAAATACACGCTGAAAGCCCAAAGAATCGCCAGTCTTGCAATTGAAAAAGATATTTTTGCCACTGTCGATTAACTGTTGGGTAATTTTTAGCGCCCCCTTGATTAATTTAAATAAGGGTTAAAAATTTTTGTTGTAGGAAATTTTGGTAAGCCTAATATAACTAACTGTTATCTGAGATACAACTATTTCCAATGAATCTTTAGCGATCGCTTTCAAATTAATAGATACATAATTAATTTTTAATCCCTGTTGTAGCGATGCCTCGAATAAATTGCCGTTGACCGAAAAGGAACAGGACGACTATGGGAATTGTAGCGATCGCGACTGCTGCCATCAGTAAAGGCCAATTATTTGTAAACTGTTCCTGAAACTCTGCTAAGGCAAGTTGTACTGTCCTTAACTCCGGTCTTGTTGTAAAAACTAACGGTTTAAACAAATCATTCCATTCTCCGATAAAAGTAAACAAAAACAGCGTTACCAATGCCGGACGTGATAAAGGCAACATCACCCGCCATAGAATCTGCCAGCGGTTCGCACCATCCAACGCCGCAGCTTCCTCTAACTCGATCGGGATTGTCAAGAAGTATTGCCGCAGTAAAAAAATTCCAAAGCCATTTACCGCTGTCGGGAGAATCAATGCTCCATAAGTATTGATCAGATATCCCCACTTGAGAACCAAGAAAATTGGGATAACTAATAACTGAAAAGGAATTACCAATGTAGCTAAAACAATCAGTAGTAGTGCTTGTCGCCCTCGGAATTTTAATCGCGCTAACGCATAGCCCGCCAATGCTGCAGACGCAATCTGCAAAGCAGTGACAGCAAGTGCCACCAGCGTAGAGTTAGCAAATGCAAGCAGGAACTTGCCCCGCTGCCAGGCGTCTTGGTAATTAGTTAAAGACCAGCCTTTTTGTGGTATCAGTGCTGGTGTTGCTCTTGGAGGAGCAAAGGAGGTGAGAAAAACTATTCCTAGTGGTAGTAGTACAAGAACCGCACCTAGTAGTAAAACAACTAAGTTAACTACTTCTAATGTGGATTCACTAGTGGTGCCATTGTTGAAAATTTTTTTAGGCATTGATACTGATTTCGCCTTATGCTTTTATAAGCATTGATATTTTTTTAAATTAAAAAATATTTCATGACCAAATGTAACGTAGCGCATCGAGATTTGTTAAGTTAAGTTTAACCATCAACTTTACACTTGAGTTGCCAGGTTAACCAAGCTCGTATCAGTTGATTTACGTAAATAGGAGATAAAAGACCTATGCAGCAGCTGGCTGCCACCGCCGCAGAACTTGATTTCCATAGCGAAACCTACAAGGACGCTTATAGTCGCATCAACGCGATCGTGATTGAAGGGGAAAAAGAAGCCCATGAAAATTACATCCGATTAGCGGAACTGCTGCCAGAACACCAAGAGGAACTGATTCGCTTATCGAAAATGGAGAACCGCCACAAAAAGGGCTTTGAAGCTTGTGGGCGCAATCTTCAAGTCACCCCAGATATGCAGTTTGCGCAAGAGTTCTTTGCGCAATTGCACCAAAACTTCCAAAAAGCAGCCGAGTCAGGAAATGTAGTTACTTGCTTACTCATTCAATCTCTGATTATCGAATGCTTTGCGATCGCTGCTTACAATATCTACATTCCTGTCGCTGATGACTTTGCCCGCAAAATTACTGAAGGTGTAGTAAAAGATGAGTACAGTCACCTCAACTTTGGTGAAGTCTGGTTGAAAAAACACTTTGAAGAATCCAAAACTGAACTCGAACAAGCAAACCGCCAAAATCTTCCCATCGTTTGGAAAATGCTTAATGCAGTCGAAAACGACGCCCATACCTTAGCAATGGAAAAAGAAGCTTTGGTCGAAGATTTTATGATTCAATACGGTGAAGCATTGAGTAATATTGGCTTCACTACCCGCGATATTATGCGAATGTCGGCATACGGACTTACAGCTGCATAAAACTTACTAAGATGCAGGGCTGGTAAAACTGCTCCTGCATCAGTTTCACTGCATTGCTTGAACGTATCATCGCGCAAGTAAACCGAGTACCAACTCGGAGTTGTGTGATATTTGGCGGAATTCTTCCCTAAATCTCACACTATCAAATTTTCTAATAGCAGCCATAGGTCTAATACAGTACAATAAATGTTTGGTCTAATCGGTCATCTTACTAGTTTGGAACACGCCCAAGCAGTAGCTAAAGAGTTAGGCTACCCTGAATACGCAGATCAAGGGCTTGATTTTTGGTGCAGTGCTCCGCCCCAAATCGTAGATACTATCAAAGTTACAAGCATTACTGGTCAAATAATTGAAGGTCGGTATGTAGAATCTTGCTTTCTCCCAGAAA
This genomic interval carries:
- a CDS encoding aldehyde oxygenase (deformylating), coding for MQQLAATAAELDFHSETYKDAYSRINAIVIEGEKEAHENYIRLAELLPEHQEELIRLSKMENRHKKGFEACGRNLQVTPDMQFAQEFFAQLHQNFQKAAESGNVVTCLLIQSLIIECFAIAAYNIYIPVADDFARKITEGVVKDEYSHLNFGEVWLKKHFEESKTELEQANRQNLPIVWKMLNAVENDAHTLAMEKEALVEDFMIQYGEALSNIGFTTRDIMRMSAYGLTAA
- a CDS encoding carbohydrate ABC transporter permease, whose translation is MPKKIFNNGTTSESTLEVVNLVVLLLGAVLVLLPLGIVFLTSFAPPRATPALIPQKGWSLTNYQDAWQRGKFLLAFANSTLVALAVTALQIASAALAGYALARLKFRGRQALLLIVLATLVIPFQLLVIPIFLVLKWGYLINTYGALILPTAVNGFGIFLLRQYFLTIPIELEEAAALDGANRWQILWRVMLPLSRPALVTLFLFTFIGEWNDLFKPLVFTTRPELRTVQLALAEFQEQFTNNWPLLMAAVAIATIPIVVLFLFGQRQFIRGIATTGIKN